From the Caballeronia sp. NK8 genome, one window contains:
- a CDS encoding deoxyribodipyrimidine photo-lyase produces the protein MADFDVGLVWFRRDLRAADNAALYHALTRCRRVLCAFVFDREILSPLDKNDRRVPFIHASVVELDRTLREAGGALIVRHGHPVHDIPALARECGANAVFANRDYEPAAKVRDEAVAGKLASLDIAFFSFRDQAVFDHDDVMTGADKPYTVFTPYKRKWLQTLTPDALKPYASEDHLDALAKPPAGVKHAMPSLAALGFADAHGPAFPAGASGAYELFDDFRDRMTDYGRTRDFPALKGPSYLGVHLRHGTMSIRALARTAHDTQRHGDKGAETWLGELIWREFYFSVLHHFPHVGMAGDHRAFKPEYDRIRWETGHAADANFAAWCAGQTGYPLVDAAMRQINASGYMHNRLRMVVASFLTKDLGIDWRRGEAYFEALLNDFELSNNNGGWQWAASSGCDAQPYFRIFNPVTQSRKFDSAGKFIRHYVPEIAALSDRDIHAPWLAKPDALKAAKISLGAEYPQPVVDHDAARKRTLARYDVVRKPGAKHAAPPEDD, from the coding sequence ATGGCCGACTTTGATGTGGGTCTGGTGTGGTTTCGGCGGGACCTTCGCGCGGCAGACAATGCTGCACTCTATCACGCGCTTACGCGGTGCCGTCGGGTGCTGTGCGCCTTCGTTTTCGATCGCGAGATTCTCTCGCCGCTCGATAAAAATGACCGCCGCGTGCCGTTCATCCATGCGAGCGTCGTCGAGCTGGATCGCACGCTGCGCGAGGCGGGCGGCGCGCTGATCGTGCGGCACGGTCATCCGGTTCACGATATTCCGGCGCTCGCGCGGGAATGCGGCGCGAACGCCGTGTTCGCCAATCGGGATTACGAGCCGGCGGCCAAAGTGCGCGACGAAGCCGTCGCGGGCAAGCTCGCGAGCCTGGACATCGCGTTTTTCAGTTTCAGGGATCAGGCCGTCTTCGATCATGACGATGTGATGACAGGCGCGGACAAGCCTTATACCGTCTTCACGCCGTACAAGCGCAAATGGCTCCAGACGCTCACGCCGGACGCGCTGAAGCCGTACGCATCCGAAGATCACCTGGACGCGCTCGCGAAACCGCCTGCGGGCGTGAAGCACGCGATGCCTTCGCTCGCCGCGCTCGGTTTTGCCGATGCCCACGGCCCCGCGTTTCCGGCGGGCGCGAGCGGCGCGTACGAACTCTTCGACGATTTCCGCGACCGCATGACCGATTACGGCCGCACGCGCGATTTCCCCGCGCTGAAAGGCCCGAGCTATCTCGGCGTGCATCTGCGGCACGGCACGATGTCGATCCGCGCGCTCGCCCGCACCGCGCACGACACGCAGCGCCACGGCGACAAGGGCGCGGAGACCTGGCTCGGCGAGCTGATCTGGCGGGAGTTCTATTTCTCCGTGCTGCACCATTTTCCGCACGTCGGCATGGCCGGAGATCATCGCGCGTTCAAGCCGGAGTACGACCGCATCCGCTGGGAGACCGGCCACGCGGCCGACGCGAACTTCGCCGCGTGGTGCGCGGGGCAAACGGGCTATCCGCTCGTCGATGCGGCGATGCGGCAGATCAACGCGTCCGGCTACATGCACAACCGGCTGCGCATGGTCGTGGCGAGTTTTCTGACGAAGGATCTCGGCATCGACTGGCGGCGCGGCGAGGCCTATTTCGAAGCGCTCCTGAACGACTTCGAGCTGTCGAACAACAACGGCGGCTGGCAATGGGCCGCGTCGAGCGGTTGCGACGCGCAGCCTTACTTCCGCATCTTCAATCCGGTCACGCAGTCGCGAAAATTCGATTCGGCCGGGAAGTTCATCCGGCATTACGTGCCGGAGATCGCGGCTTTGTCCGATCGCGATATTCACGCGCCGTGGCTCGCGAAACCGGACGCGCTCAAGGCCGCGAAAATTTCGCTCGGCGCGGAGTATCCGCAACCGGTCGTCGATCATGACGCCGCCAGAAAGCGCACCCTCGCGCGGTATGACGTCGTGCGCAAGCCCGGCGCGAAGCACGCCGCGCCGCCCGAGGACGATTAA
- a CDS encoding DUF72 domain-containing protein: MPYRLPHLHKPGPQGAIRIGCAGWGLSGAVSASFPHEGTHLERYSHVLTCVEINSSFYKPHREQTYAHWAESVPESFRFSVKLPKAITHDARLVDTEALLDEFLQTAGQLGDKLGCWLVQLPPSLTFDHDIAEAFFKALRERTKVPVACEAREPGWFTAHAAALLKAHHIAYVDADPIPDECEIRHRADTSLVYVRLHGATELYKSSYDYTYLDDLARTLHTRAKKTAEVWCIFDNTADGNAQPNALHLMERLRIHHKV, translated from the coding sequence ATGCCATACCGACTGCCCCATCTGCACAAGCCCGGCCCGCAAGGCGCGATCCGCATCGGCTGCGCGGGCTGGGGTCTATCCGGCGCCGTCTCCGCGAGCTTTCCCCACGAAGGCACCCATCTCGAACGCTACTCACACGTGCTGACGTGCGTCGAGATCAACTCCAGCTTCTACAAACCACATCGCGAACAGACTTACGCGCATTGGGCGGAAAGCGTGCCCGAGTCGTTCCGCTTCTCGGTGAAGCTGCCGAAGGCGATCACGCATGACGCGCGCCTCGTCGATACCGAAGCGCTGCTCGACGAATTCCTTCAGACAGCCGGACAACTTGGCGACAAGCTGGGCTGCTGGCTCGTGCAACTGCCGCCGAGCCTGACGTTCGATCACGACATCGCGGAAGCCTTCTTCAAGGCGTTGCGCGAGCGCACGAAAGTGCCGGTGGCATGCGAGGCGCGCGAGCCCGGCTGGTTCACGGCGCACGCGGCGGCGCTGTTGAAGGCGCATCACATCGCCTATGTGGACGCCGACCCGATCCCGGACGAATGCGAGATCAGGCATCGCGCGGACACGTCGCTCGTCTATGTGCGGCTGCACGGCGCGACCGAACTCTACAAGTCTTCCTACGATTACACCTATCTCGACGATCTCGCCCGCACCTTGCACACGCGCGCGAAGAAGACGGCCGAAGTCTGGTGCATTTTCGACAACACAGCCGATGGCAATGCGCAGCCCAACGCGCTGCATCTGATGGAGCGGCTGCGGATTCATCACAAAGTCTGA
- the ruvX gene encoding Holliday junction resolvase RuvX produces MSREATLLAFDYGEKRIGVAVGNTLTKNARALATLENRNREYRFVEVGKLLDEWKPDTVVVGMPMHPDGTPHEMSALAKRFGNQLNGRFNVPVQWVDERYSSVDAKADLRERGVRTNARGRFDEIDAEAARVILQQYLDGLADDHEFH; encoded by the coding sequence ATGAGCCGCGAAGCCACGCTGCTGGCATTCGATTACGGCGAGAAACGCATTGGTGTCGCCGTCGGCAATACGCTCACGAAGAACGCGCGTGCGCTCGCCACCCTGGAAAACCGCAATCGAGAATATCGCTTCGTCGAAGTGGGCAAGCTGCTCGATGAGTGGAAACCCGACACCGTGGTGGTCGGCATGCCGATGCATCCCGACGGCACGCCCCATGAAATGAGCGCGCTCGCGAAGCGCTTCGGCAATCAGTTGAACGGCCGTTTCAACGTGCCCGTGCAATGGGTGGACGAGCGCTACTCGTCCGTCGACGCCAAAGCCGATTTGCGCGAACGCGGCGTGCGCACCAACGCGCGCGGCCGCTTCGACGAAATCGACGCCGAAGCCGCCCGCGTCATCCTTCAACAATATCTCGACGGACTTGCCGACGATCATGAGTTCCATTGA
- a CDS encoding hydroxymethylpyrimidine/phosphomethylpyrimidine kinase, producing MTGDSPPIVLTFGLSDPTGGSGVQADLLTLASMGCHGVTVLTGYAVRDSATCDEVTGLDPDVVATQARMLLEDMPVAAFKIGAATRAELVSAIAEVVSDYDDVPLILAPDFTLDDEHVLSADELRESLADLLVPQTTMLIADHATLLQLAQPDSDAESPTLDSAISHILAQGCEYVLAMETGTHRHVNTLYSEEGQVRQDTWERSVQRIMGLTDTLGSAIAALLANGQEPAEAAREAQEYVFQAARAAFRPGMGAYLPDRFFWARSNDTEEDGEASALPDDPPGLPGEARH from the coding sequence ATGACCGGCGACTCCCCACCGATCGTACTCACCTTCGGCCTTTCCGATCCCACGGGCGGATCGGGCGTACAAGCCGACCTTCTGACGCTCGCGAGCATGGGCTGCCACGGCGTGACCGTGCTCACCGGCTACGCGGTGCGCGACTCCGCCACCTGCGACGAAGTCACCGGGCTCGATCCGGACGTCGTCGCCACCCAGGCGCGCATGTTGCTGGAGGACATGCCGGTCGCCGCCTTCAAGATCGGCGCGGCGACGCGCGCGGAGCTCGTGTCCGCCATCGCCGAAGTCGTCTCCGACTACGACGACGTGCCGCTGATCCTCGCGCCCGATTTCACCCTCGACGACGAACACGTGCTGTCCGCCGACGAGCTTCGCGAATCGCTCGCCGATCTGCTCGTGCCGCAGACCACCATGCTGATTGCCGATCACGCCACGCTATTGCAGCTCGCGCAGCCCGACAGCGACGCCGAATCGCCGACGCTCGATTCCGCTATTTCCCACATCCTGGCGCAAGGCTGCGAGTACGTGCTGGCGATGGAAACCGGCACGCATCGTCACGTCAATACGCTCTACAGCGAGGAAGGACAAGTCCGGCAGGATACGTGGGAGCGCAGCGTGCAACGCATCATGGGCCTGACCGATACGCTCGGTTCGGCTATCGCCGCGCTGCTCGCGAATGGTCAGGAACCCGCCGAAGCCGCGCGCGAAGCGCAGGAGTACGTGTTCCAGGCCGCCCGCGCCGCTTTCCGGCCGGGCATGGGCGCCTATTTGCCGGACCGTTTTTTCTGGGCGCGTTCGAACGACACGGAGGAAGACGGCGAGGCCTCCGCGCTGCCCGACGATCCGCCGGGTCTGCCCGGAGAAGCCCGACACTAA
- a CDS encoding YqgE/AlgH family protein, with translation MSKTSDRINLTNQFLIAMPSMVDPTFSGTVVYLCDHTEKGALGLVINRPTDIDLQSLFNRIDLKLEIEPLVHLPVYFGGPVQTERGFVLHEAGEGEPYSSSMSVPGGLAMTTSKDVLEAVASGKGPERFLLTLGHAGWGAGQLEDELAKNGWLTVEADPRIIFDVPAEDRLEAALSLLGVSRSMLSGEAGHA, from the coding sequence ATGTCCAAGACTTCCGATCGCATCAATTTGACGAATCAGTTCCTGATTGCCATGCCGAGCATGGTGGATCCGACGTTTTCAGGAACGGTGGTCTATCTTTGCGATCACACCGAGAAGGGCGCGCTCGGCCTCGTCATCAATCGGCCGACCGACATCGATCTCCAGTCGCTATTCAATCGCATCGATCTCAAGCTCGAGATCGAACCGCTCGTCCATTTGCCCGTCTACTTCGGCGGTCCGGTGCAGACCGAGCGCGGCTTCGTGCTGCACGAAGCGGGCGAGGGCGAGCCGTACAGTTCGTCGATGAGCGTGCCCGGCGGCCTCGCGATGACCACCTCGAAGGACGTGCTCGAGGCAGTCGCGAGCGGCAAGGGCCCCGAGCGCTTTCTGCTCACGCTGGGTCACGCCGGCTGGGGCGCGGGCCAGCTCGAAGACGAACTCGCGAAGAACGGCTGGCTTACGGTGGAAGCCGATCCGCGCATCATCTTCGACGTGCCCGCCGAAGACCGCCTCGAAGCGGCGCTCTCGCTGCTCGGCGTGTCGCGCTCGATGTTGTCCGGCGAAGCAGGGCACGCATGA
- a CDS encoding rubredoxin → MEYRSWMCLICGWIYDEEAGLPEEGIAPGTRWEDVPINWTCPECGARKEDFEMVQI, encoded by the coding sequence ATGGAATACAGAAGCTGGATGTGCCTGATCTGCGGCTGGATCTACGACGAGGAGGCGGGATTGCCCGAAGAGGGCATCGCGCCGGGCACGCGCTGGGAGGACGTCCCCATCAACTGGACCTGTCCCGAATGCGGAGCCCGCAAGGAAGATTTCGAGATGGTTCAGATCTGA
- the groL gene encoding chaperonin GroEL (60 kDa chaperone family; promotes refolding of misfolded polypeptides especially under stressful conditions; forms two stacked rings of heptamers to form a barrel-shaped 14mer; ends can be capped by GroES; misfolded proteins enter the barrel where they are refolded when GroES binds): MAAKEVTFGDTARAKMVEGVNILANAVKVTLGPKGRNVVLERSFGGPTVTKDGVSVAKEIELKDKLQNMGAQMVKEVASKTSDNAGDGTTTATVLAQSIVREGMKYVASGMNPMDLKRGIDKAVAAAIEELRKISKPCTTNKEIAQVGSISANSDTSIGDRIAEAMDKVGKEGVITVEDGKSLEDELDVVEGMQFDRGYLSPYFINNPDKQVAVLENPFVLLHDKKVSNIRDLLPVLEQVAKAGRPLLIIAEDVEGEALATLVVNNIRGILKTVAVKAPGFGDRRKAMLEDIAILTGGQVVAEETGLTLEKATLAELGQAKRIEVGKENTTIIDGAGEAVNIEARVKQVRKQIEEATSDYDREKLQERVAKLAGGVAVIKVGAATEVEMKEKKARVEDALHATRAAVEEGIVAGGGVALIRARKAVEGVKGANSDQDAGIRIVLRAMEEPLRQIVTNGGEEASVVVAAVAAGQGNYGYNAATGEYGDLVEAGVVDPTKVTRTALQNAASVAGLLLTTDAAVAELPKEDAPMGGGMPGGMGGMGMDM, from the coding sequence ATGGCAGCTAAAGAAGTCACTTTTGGCGATACCGCACGCGCCAAGATGGTCGAAGGCGTGAACATCCTGGCCAACGCGGTCAAGGTCACGCTGGGTCCGAAGGGCCGCAACGTCGTGCTCGAGCGTTCGTTCGGCGGCCCGACGGTCACCAAGGACGGTGTCTCGGTCGCGAAGGAAATCGAACTGAAGGACAAGCTCCAGAACATGGGCGCGCAAATGGTCAAGGAAGTGGCTTCCAAGACCAGCGACAACGCAGGTGACGGCACCACGACCGCTACCGTTCTGGCGCAATCGATCGTTCGCGAAGGCATGAAGTACGTCGCGTCGGGCATGAACCCGATGGACCTGAAGCGCGGCATCGACAAGGCCGTGGCCGCAGCAATCGAAGAACTGCGCAAGATCAGCAAGCCCTGCACGACCAACAAGGAAATCGCGCAAGTCGGCTCGATCTCGGCGAACAGCGACACGTCGATCGGCGATCGCATCGCTGAAGCGATGGACAAGGTCGGCAAGGAAGGCGTGATCACCGTCGAAGACGGCAAGTCGCTGGAAGACGAGCTGGACGTCGTGGAAGGCATGCAGTTCGACCGCGGTTACCTGTCGCCGTACTTCATCAACAACCCGGACAAGCAAGTCGCCGTGCTGGAAAACCCGTTCGTGCTGCTGCACGACAAGAAGGTTTCCAACATCCGTGACCTTCTCCCGGTACTGGAACAGGTTGCGAAGGCTGGCCGTCCGCTGCTGATCATCGCTGAAGACGTCGAAGGCGAAGCGCTCGCAACGCTGGTCGTCAACAACATCCGCGGCATCCTGAAGACGGTTGCTGTCAAGGCTCCGGGCTTCGGCGACCGTCGCAAGGCGATGCTGGAAGACATCGCGATCCTGACCGGCGGTCAAGTGGTTGCGGAAGAAACCGGCCTGACACTCGAAAAGGCGACGCTGGCTGAGCTGGGCCAGGCGAAGCGCATCGAAGTGGGCAAGGAAAACACGACGATCATCGATGGCGCCGGCGAAGCCGTGAACATCGAAGCGCGCGTGAAGCAAGTGCGCAAGCAGATCGAAGAAGCGACGTCGGACTACGACCGTGAAAAGCTGCAAGAGCGCGTGGCCAAGCTGGCTGGCGGCGTTGCGGTGATCAAGGTCGGCGCTGCGACCGAAGTCGAAATGAAGGAAAAGAAGGCACGTGTCGAAGACGCGCTGCACGCAACCCGTGCTGCCGTTGAAGAAGGCATCGTGGCTGGCGGCGGCGTTGCGCTGATCCGCGCTCGCAAGGCTGTCGAAGGCGTGAAGGGCGCGAACTCGGACCAGGACGCGGGCATCCGCATCGTCCTGCGTGCTATGGAAGAGCCGCTGCGCCAGATCGTCACGAACGGCGGCGAAGAAGCCTCTGTCGTGGTGGCGGCCGTTGCGGCTGGTCAAGGCAACTACGGCTACAACGCGGCGACCGGCGAGTACGGCGACCTGGTTGAAGCTGGCGTCGTCGACCCGACGAAGGTCACGCGCACCGCGCTGCAAAACGCGGCATCGGTGGCAGGCCTGCTGCTGACGACCGACGCAGCCGTTGCCGAACTGCCGAAGGAAGATGCTCCGATGGGCGGCGGCATGCCCGGCGGCATGGGCGGCATGGGCATGGACATGTAA
- a CDS encoding co-chaperone GroES: protein MNLRPLHDRVIVKRLDQETKTASGIVIPEAAAEKPDQGEVLAIGPGKRDDKGVQNALDVKVGDRVLFGKYAGQTVKVDGQELLVMREEDIMAVLVK from the coding sequence ATGAACCTTCGTCCTTTGCACGATCGCGTCATCGTCAAACGTCTGGACCAGGAAACCAAGACCGCATCGGGCATCGTGATCCCGGAAGCCGCGGCAGAAAAGCCGGATCAAGGCGAAGTCCTGGCCATCGGCCCGGGCAAGCGCGATGACAAGGGCGTGCAGAACGCCCTCGACGTGAAGGTGGGCGACCGCGTTCTGTTCGGCAAGTACGCTGGCCAGACCGTCAAGGTCGACGGGCAGGAACTGCTCGTCATGCGCGAAGAAGACATCATGGCCGTTCTGGTCAAGTAA
- a CDS encoding aspartate carbamoyltransferase catalytic subunit has protein sequence MNTAPQSAADPSAPASDKFRYGFLKGNPQLTKNGELKHLLTIEGLPRAIVTHILDTAEQFVSVTDREVKKVPLLRGKSVFNLFFENSTRTRTTFEIAAKRLSADVLNLNINASSTSKGESLLDTINNLSAMHADMFVVRHASSGAPYLIAEHCAPHVHVINAGDGRHAHPTQGLLDMYTIRHYKRDFTKLRVAIVGDILHSRVARSDIHALTTLGVPEVRAIGPRTLLPGNLDQMGVHVYHNLDEGLKGVDVIIMLRLQNERMSGALLPSAQEYFKSWGLTPERLALAAPDAIVMHPGPMNRGVEIDSQVADGPQSVILNQVTFGIAVRMAVMGIVAGNSD, from the coding sequence ATGAACACCGCCCCTCAGAGCGCTGCCGATCCGAGCGCGCCCGCATCGGATAAATTCCGGTACGGCTTTCTCAAAGGCAATCCGCAGCTCACGAAGAACGGCGAGCTGAAGCACTTGCTGACCATCGAAGGGCTGCCGCGCGCCATCGTCACGCATATTCTCGATACCGCCGAACAGTTCGTGAGCGTGACCGACCGCGAAGTGAAGAAGGTGCCGCTGTTGCGCGGCAAGTCGGTGTTCAACCTCTTCTTCGAGAACTCGACGCGCACGCGCACCACGTTCGAGATCGCGGCCAAGCGCCTGTCGGCGGACGTGCTGAACCTGAACATCAACGCGTCGTCGACGAGCAAGGGCGAATCGCTGCTCGACACGATCAACAACCTCTCCGCGATGCACGCCGACATGTTCGTCGTGCGTCACGCGTCGAGCGGCGCGCCGTATCTGATCGCGGAGCACTGCGCGCCGCACGTGCACGTGATCAATGCGGGCGATGGCCGGCACGCGCATCCGACGCAAGGCCTGCTCGACATGTACACGATCCGCCATTACAAGCGCGACTTCACGAAGCTGCGCGTGGCGATCGTCGGCGACATCCTGCATTCGCGCGTCGCGCGCTCGGACATTCACGCGCTGACCACGCTCGGCGTGCCGGAAGTGCGCGCAATCGGGCCGCGCACGCTGTTGCCGGGCAACCTCGACCAGATGGGCGTGCACGTCTATCACAATCTCGACGAAGGCCTGAAGGGCGTCGACGTGATCATCATGCTGCGCTTGCAGAACGAGCGCATGAGCGGCGCGCTGCTGCCTTCCGCGCAGGAGTATTTCAAGAGCTGGGGCCTGACGCCCGAGCGTCTCGCGCTCGCCGCGCCCGATGCGATCGTGATGCATCCGGGCCCGATGAACCGTGGCGTGGAAATCGATTCGCAGGTGGCCGACGGTCCGCAGTCGGTGATCCTGAATCAGGTGACCTTCGGCATCGCCGTGCGTATGGCGGTGATGGGCATCGTGGCCGGCAACAGCGACTGA
- a CDS encoding dihydroorotase: MKIQIQNGTIIDPIAGTEERKDVFIAAGRIVGIGAAPADFNAAKVIDASGLHIAPGFVDLSARLREPGFEHKATLESEMAAAMAGGVTSLVCPPDTDPTLDEPGLVEMLKFRAQKLHLAHVYPLGALTMGLKGEAITEMVELTEAGCIGFSQADNPIVDTRTLQRALQYATTYGYTVWLRPQDAFMSKGGVAASGAVASRLGLSGVPVAAETIALHTIFELMRVTGARVHLSHLSSAAGVELVRAAKAEGLAVSCDVTINHVHLTDIDIGYFDSQFRLDPPLRSQRDRDAIRAGLADGTIDAICSDHTPLDDDEKLLPFAEATPGATGLELLLSLTVKWAREANVPLAKALARITCAPADVLKLPAGRIATGALADLCVFDAAGEWRVDPQKLKSQGRNTPFLGYELPARVRATVVGGHVAYESR, encoded by the coding sequence ATGAAGATCCAGATTCAAAACGGCACGATCATCGACCCGATCGCGGGCACGGAAGAGCGCAAGGACGTATTCATCGCGGCGGGGCGGATCGTTGGCATCGGCGCGGCGCCCGCGGATTTCAACGCGGCGAAGGTCATCGATGCGTCCGGGCTGCACATCGCGCCGGGTTTCGTCGATTTGTCCGCGCGGCTGCGCGAGCCGGGCTTCGAGCACAAGGCGACGCTCGAATCCGAAATGGCCGCCGCGATGGCGGGCGGCGTGACGAGCCTCGTGTGCCCGCCCGACACCGATCCGACGCTCGACGAGCCGGGCCTCGTCGAGATGCTCAAGTTCCGCGCGCAGAAGCTGCATCTGGCGCATGTGTATCCGCTCGGCGCGCTGACCATGGGACTCAAGGGCGAGGCCATCACCGAGATGGTCGAGCTGACCGAGGCGGGCTGCATCGGCTTTTCGCAGGCGGATAACCCGATCGTCGATACGCGCACCTTGCAGCGCGCGCTGCAATACGCGACCACCTACGGCTACACCGTCTGGCTGCGGCCGCAGGACGCGTTCATGTCGAAGGGCGGCGTGGCGGCGAGCGGCGCGGTGGCGTCGCGGCTCGGGCTGTCGGGCGTGCCGGTGGCGGCGGAAACCATCGCGCTGCATACCATCTTCGAACTGATGCGCGTGACGGGCGCGCGCGTGCATCTGTCGCATCTGTCGTCGGCGGCGGGCGTCGAACTGGTGCGCGCAGCGAAGGCCGAAGGTCTCGCCGTGTCGTGCGACGTGACGATCAATCATGTGCATCTGACGGATATCGATATCGGCTATTTCGATTCGCAATTCCGCCTCGATCCACCGCTGCGCTCGCAGCGCGACCGCGACGCGATCCGCGCGGGGCTGGCGGACGGCACCATCGACGCGATCTGCTCGGATCACACGCCGCTCGACGACGACGAAAAACTGCTGCCCTTTGCCGAAGCGACGCCCGGCGCGACCGGCCTGGAACTGCTGCTGTCGCTCACGGTGAAGTGGGCGCGCGAGGCGAACGTGCCGCTCGCGAAGGCGCTCGCGCGTATCACCTGCGCCCCCGCCGATGTGCTCAAGCTGCCCGCGGGCCGCATCGCGACGGGCGCGCTCGCCGATCTGTGCGTGTTCGATGCGGCAGGCGAATGGCGCGTCGATCCGCAAAAGCTGAAGAGCCAGGGCCGCAATACGCCGTTCCTCGGCTACGAACTGCCGGCGCGCGTGCGTGCGACGGTCGTCGGCGGACACGTCGCTTACGAGAGTCGCTGA
- the pyrR gene encoding bifunctional pyr operon transcriptional regulator/uracil phosphoribosyltransferase PyrR has protein sequence MSSIDAEALYRALVDQIRAAYGPSLAAPDGAVLAGIYSGGVWLAERLAQDLNAPHFGVVNVALHRDDYAKKGLHSQARPTELPFDVNGRRIILIDDVLSTGRTVRAAINELYDYGRPASIDLAVLADRGGREMPIAARFTGGAVEMPANEDLVLARRDDHTLAFTTEPRAD, from the coding sequence ATGAGTTCCATTGACGCCGAGGCGCTGTATCGCGCGCTCGTCGACCAGATTCGCGCCGCGTACGGACCCTCGCTTGCCGCGCCGGATGGCGCCGTGCTGGCGGGCATCTACAGCGGCGGCGTGTGGCTCGCCGAGCGGCTCGCGCAGGATCTGAACGCGCCGCACTTCGGCGTGGTGAACGTGGCGCTGCATCGCGACGACTACGCGAAGAAGGGCCTGCACAGCCAGGCGCGCCCGACCGAACTGCCTTTCGACGTGAACGGCCGCCGCATCATCCTGATCGACGACGTGCTCTCGACGGGCCGCACCGTGCGCGCGGCGATCAACGAGCTGTACGACTACGGCCGCCCGGCGTCCATCGATCTCGCGGTGCTCGCGGATCGCGGCGGGCGCGAAATGCCGATCGCGGCGCGCTTCACCGGCGGCGCGGTCGAAATGCCCGCAAACGAGGATCTCGTGCTCGCGCGCCGCGACGACCACACGCTCGCCTTCACGACCGAGCCGCGCGCGGACTGA